The DNA region AGGCTCTTGCCGGTGGTCAGGTCGAACAGGTGCGCTTGCGAAAGATCGAAGCTCATCTTGATGGCCTGGCCGGAGGGCAGGGGGCGCGGATTGAGCATACGCGACACCCAATCGCGGCCGTTGAAACCGACAAAGACCAATGTTTCGTTGCCCAGCGGCTCGGTGATCGACACCGGCAGTTCCAGTTCGGCGACCGCCTCGGCATCGCCGGAATTGAGCCCATGACCTGCCGGAAAGAAATCGTCGGGCCGCAGGCCGAATGTCAGCTTCTGGCCGGCCGTCAGGCTTTGGCGGAATTTTGGTGGAATTGGCAGCGTGGCGCCGCTGGCAAAGACCAGCTTGCCATCATCCACGGTCACATCATCCATGTTCATCGGCGGCGAGCCGATGAAGCCGGCAACAAATTTGGTCAGCGGCCGGTTGAACACTTCTTCCGGCGTGCCGATCTGCTCGATATGGCCGTCGCGCATGATGACGATACGGTCTGACAGCGTCATCGCCTCGACCTGGTCATGCGTGACATAGATCATTGTCGCCTGCATGCGGGCATGCAGCTTCTTGATTTCGGTTCGAACCTGCGTGCGCAGCTTGGCATCGAGATTGGACAGCGGCTCGTCGAACAGGAACACATCCGGGCGCCGGACGATCGCCCGGCCCATGGCGACGCGCTGGCGCTGGCCACCGGAAAGCTGCGACGGCCGGCGCTCAAGCAGATGCGAGAGATCGAGGATGGCGGCGGCATCGGCCACCTTCTCCTTGATTTCATCGACCGGGCGCCCGGCGATCTTCAGCGAAAATCCCATGTTTTCGCCCACCGTCATATGCGGATAGAGCGCGTAGGACTGGAACACCATCGAGATATTGCGGGCGCGGGGCGGCAGGTCGTTGACGACATTGCCGCCGATCTCGATCGTGCCGCCGCTGACGTCCTCGAGGCCAGCGATCATGCGCAGCGTCGTCGATTTTCCGCAGCCGGACGGGCCGACCAGGGCGATGAACTCACGGTCCTTCACTTCGAGGTCGATGCCGTGCACCACTTCCAGTGCGCCGTAGCGCTTGACCAGTTTCTTCAGACTGACAGGAGCCATGATTTATCCTTTGACCGCGCCGAAGGTGAGGCCGGAGACGAGGTGTTTTTGTATGATGAAGGTGAGTGTCAGCGCCGGGATGATCATCACGACGGCGAGTGCGCACATGCCGCGCCAGTCGATGGTGAACTCGGCGGTATAGTCGAGCAAGCCGACCGGCAACGTCTTGGAATTCACCGAGCGGGTGATCTGCGAGGCCAGCGC from Pararhizobium qamdonense includes:
- a CDS encoding ABC transporter ATP-binding protein, with translation MAPVSLKKLVKRYGALEVVHGIDLEVKDREFIALVGPSGCGKSTTLRMIAGLEDVSGGTIEIGGNVVNDLPPRARNISMVFQSYALYPHMTVGENMGFSLKIAGRPVDEIKEKVADAAAILDLSHLLERRPSQLSGGQRQRVAMGRAIVRRPDVFLFDEPLSNLDAKLRTQVRTEIKKLHARMQATMIYVTHDQVEAMTLSDRIVIMRDGHIEQIGTPEEVFNRPLTKFVAGFIGSPPMNMDDVTVDDGKLVFASGATLPIPPKFRQSLTAGQKLTFGLRPDDFFPAGHGLNSGDAEAVAELELPVSITEPLGNETLVFVGFNGRDWVSRMLNPRPLPSGQAIKMSFDLSQAHLFDLTTGKSLVP